The following proteins are encoded in a genomic region of Cyclonatronum proteinivorum:
- the pyrR gene encoding bifunctional pyr operon transcriptional regulator/uracil phosphoribosyltransferase PyrR — translation MEKPCKLLDETELKRIFERFAFQFTEPYDDPKQIAIIGMQRRGVFIAQRVRRIIREKLGTDIPFGVLDVTFYRDDFRTAMKMPAVQITDIPFDLYGRHIVLVDDVLYTGRTVRAALEALMSFGRPASIRFCCLIDRGHRELPLAPDYTGMYVPTHTNEEVQVMLSEIDNEDAVYIVKRPDAKEAAK, via the coding sequence ATGGAAAAGCCCTGCAAACTACTGGACGAAACCGAGCTGAAGCGCATCTTCGAGCGCTTTGCCTTTCAGTTTACCGAACCCTATGACGACCCCAAACAAATCGCCATTATCGGGATGCAGCGCAGGGGTGTTTTCATAGCGCAGCGGGTGCGCCGCATCATCCGCGAAAAGCTCGGCACCGATATTCCGTTTGGGGTGCTTGATGTCACCTTCTACCGCGATGATTTCCGCACCGCTATGAAAATGCCTGCCGTGCAGATCACCGATATTCCGTTTGATCTCTATGGCCGTCATATCGTGCTCGTTGACGACGTACTGTACACCGGCCGGACGGTGCGTGCCGCCCTCGAAGCCCTCATGAGCTTCGGACGCCCGGCGAGTATCCGCTTTTGCTGCCTCATCGACCGCGGACACCGCGAGCTGCCCCTCGCGCCCGATTATACCGGCATGTACGTGCCCACGCACACCAACGAAGAAGTGCAGGTGATGCTCAGCGAAATCGACAACGAAGATGCGGTGTACATTGTGAAACGTCCGGACGCAAAGGAGGCCGCCAAATGA
- a CDS encoding chromophore lyase CpcT/CpeT, whose product MRKFLPLCLTVTAFVALSFSSSCVSETDPPEDTALETLFTLMQGTFSSEAQSDADPAFFPIILHMEPVWTERGRWLYVEQAVAGRETDPYRQRVYHVFRDETGQLVSDVFTLINEQDFVGAQFNPAVFDDFDADILEYRSGCAVFLEQTGPAEFTGGTYEDQCPSSLQGATFATSEVLISEEGMVTWDRGFDAEGQQVWGSESGGYIFLRAD is encoded by the coding sequence ATGAGAAAATTTCTGCCTCTTTGTCTGACGGTCACCGCTTTTGTGGCGCTAAGCTTTTCCTCTTCCTGCGTGAGCGAGACCGATCCGCCCGAAGACACGGCACTTGAAACCCTGTTTACCCTTATGCAGGGCACTTTCAGCTCCGAAGCACAGTCGGATGCTGATCCGGCCTTCTTTCCCATCATCCTGCACATGGAACCGGTCTGGACGGAGCGCGGTCGCTGGCTTTATGTGGAGCAGGCTGTCGCAGGGCGCGAAACCGACCCCTACCGGCAGCGCGTGTACCATGTATTCCGTGACGAAACCGGACAGCTTGTGAGCGATGTATTCACTCTCATCAACGAACAGGATTTTGTAGGCGCGCAGTTTAATCCGGCAGTTTTTGATGATTTTGATGCGGATATCCTCGAGTATCGCAGCGGCTGCGCCGTTTTTCTGGAACAGACGGGTCCGGCGGAATTTACCGGCGGCACGTATGAAGATCAGTGCCCGAGCAGCCTTCAGGGTGCGACGTTTGCAACAAGTGAAGTGCTGATCAGCGAAGAAGGCATGGTCACCTGGGATCGCGGCTTTGATGCCGAAGGGCAGCAGGTTTGGGGCTCAGAAAGCGGAGGCTACATTTTCCTGCGGGCAGACTGA
- a CDS encoding CPBP family glutamic-type intramembrane protease, producing the protein MKTYHKYTSSLTYSYLACLPLLALYELLIWISQPGSEAMVRLSADIWIRSLLLLFNENTLLLTIVLTVVLGAVIFYKERKKRYTLKQSYFAGMVAESVGWALLLWVLVSGVVGVVFGMSVSGEADQPGGLLLAAESGLAQGGITRLQMLALSIGAGLYEELIFRVVLVYGLLWVFTLFMKEKTAALSAVLLAAALFSAVHYTGTFGDPFTLSSFMFRMLFGLALNGLLLFRGFGITAWTHSMYDVILVMFFWQG; encoded by the coding sequence GTGAAAACCTATCACAAATACACCTCCTCCCTCACCTACAGCTACCTCGCCTGCCTGCCGCTGCTGGCACTGTACGAGCTGCTCATCTGGATCTCGCAGCCCGGTTCCGAAGCTATGGTGCGGCTCTCTGCCGATATCTGGATTCGAAGCCTGCTGCTGCTGTTCAACGAAAACACCCTGCTGCTCACAATTGTCCTGACGGTGGTTTTGGGTGCCGTTATTTTTTACAAGGAGCGCAAAAAGCGCTACACGCTAAAACAAAGTTATTTTGCAGGGATGGTCGCTGAATCTGTGGGCTGGGCGTTGCTGCTATGGGTGCTGGTTTCAGGCGTAGTGGGGGTAGTGTTTGGGATGTCCGTTTCGGGGGAGGCTGACCAGCCCGGCGGGCTGCTGCTGGCTGCTGAAAGTGGTCTGGCGCAGGGGGGTATCACCCGTTTGCAAATGCTTGCGCTATCCATCGGTGCAGGTCTGTATGAAGAGCTCATTTTTCGTGTAGTTCTCGTTTACGGGCTGCTTTGGGTATTTACCCTTTTTATGAAAGAAAAAACGGCAGCCCTAAGCGCGGTACTGCTGGCTGCGGCCCTGTTCAGCGCGGTTCATTACACGGGTACCTTTGGCGATCCCTTTACGCTCAGCTCTTTCATGTTCCGGATGCTCTTCGGACTCGCCCTCAACGGGCTGCTCCTTTTCCGGGGTTTCGGCATCACAGCCTGGACACATTCCATGTATGATGTGATTCTTGTGATGTTTTTCTGGCAGGGATAA
- a CDS encoding LysM peptidoglycan-binding domain-containing protein has product MFPNAHPVYRTVVLIGAFFFYGMFTPDAKTEASAASLSLFTIMTEYPELQSDDRRTHTVAQRETLFGIARRYSVTVQNLRDWNELETDALREGQRLFVEPPVESSEDIRTEVREPEMPEPAVSPGTPDGRQIHTVGQGQTMFSISREYGVTVRELLEWNNLSSPDLRIGQRLFLEPPSESPASAQPDSEVQSPPAGERLSLEREAPRYTYHTVRAGETLSGIARQHNISLTELRNLNSIRSDLISIGQQLVVGREVSAPRVTGLGVESTAQGRFFTHTVQRNESLASLLETHQMDEKDFQALNPGLTGRDMRTGLELVLLAPPTVSHANPYRVRNAGAANNGNRDTMPATVYSSNMRGMVTTSGELYNPSQLTAAHPSLPLGSVVHLHNPDKNLGIFVLINDRTTDSRIRLSDAAFRALRLSESESPRVLIDTRTDSDS; this is encoded by the coding sequence ATGTTTCCGAATGCTCATCCTGTTTACCGGACTGTGGTACTTATCGGTGCTTTCTTTTTTTACGGGATGTTTACGCCCGACGCCAAAACAGAGGCGTCAGCCGCATCCCTCTCCCTCTTTACGATCATGACCGAATATCCGGAGCTGCAATCAGACGACCGCCGGACGCACACGGTCGCGCAGCGGGAAACGCTGTTTGGCATCGCACGGCGCTACAGCGTTACGGTTCAAAACCTGCGTGACTGGAACGAGCTGGAAACCGACGCCCTCCGCGAAGGACAGCGTTTGTTTGTGGAACCCCCCGTTGAATCTTCTGAGGATATACGCACAGAAGTTCGTGAGCCTGAAATGCCTGAGCCTGCCGTGAGTCCCGGCACACCGGATGGCCGTCAGATTCATACTGTCGGGCAGGGCCAAACCATGTTCAGTATCTCCCGCGAATATGGTGTTACGGTGCGTGAGCTTTTGGAATGGAACAACTTATCATCACCTGATCTGCGAATCGGTCAGCGGCTTTTTCTGGAGCCACCATCCGAAAGCCCGGCTTCCGCACAGCCCGATAGTGAGGTTCAGTCTCCACCGGCAGGTGAACGGCTGTCGTTAGAGCGCGAGGCCCCTCGTTACACCTACCATACGGTTCGTGCCGGTGAAACCCTGAGCGGCATCGCACGGCAGCACAACATCTCGCTCACCGAACTTCGCAACCTCAATAGCATCCGCAGCGATCTGATCTCGATTGGTCAGCAGCTCGTTGTCGGGCGGGAGGTGAGTGCGCCACGGGTGACCGGGCTCGGGGTAGAATCAACCGCTCAGGGCCGCTTTTTTACCCATACCGTACAGCGCAATGAAAGTCTGGCCTCGCTGCTTGAGACGCATCAGATGGATGAAAAAGATTTTCAGGCCCTGAACCCCGGCCTTACTGGGCGGGATATGCGGACCGGCCTCGAACTCGTGCTGCTTGCGCCCCCGACGGTAAGTCATGCAAATCCCTACCGGGTCCGCAATGCTGGTGCTGCAAATAACGGCAACCGTGACACCATGCCCGCTACCGTGTACAGCAGCAATATGAGGGGCATGGTCACCACAAGCGGTGAGCTGTACAATCCGTCACAGCTGACAGCCGCCCATCCGAGTCTGCCGCTGGGAAGCGTGGTTCACCTCCATAATCCGGATAAAAACCTCGGTATTTTCGTGCTCATCAATGACCGCACAACCGACAGCCGCATTCGTCTCAGCGATGCGGCCTTCCGTGCGTTACGACTCTCCGAAAGTGAATCCCCCCGCGTGCTGATTGATACCCGCACGGATTCAGATTCGTGA
- a CDS encoding tetratricopeptide repeat protein, with protein MSNKRIEQLTTFVEADERDMFSRFALALEYLKIADTDRALSLFLEIREKDPAYAGLYYHLGKLYLQTGHTEKALAAFDEGIRVCEQLQEHHALKELREAKTALLFERDDDDDDDFA; from the coding sequence AGCTTACCACTTTTGTTGAAGCCGACGAGCGGGATATGTTCTCCCGCTTCGCTCTCGCCCTCGAATACCTGAAAATTGCCGATACCGACCGTGCCCTTTCCCTTTTTCTGGAGATCCGCGAAAAAGACCCCGCTTACGCAGGACTGTACTACCATCTGGGCAAGCTGTATCTTCAGACCGGTCATACAGAAAAAGCCCTCGCTGCGTTTGACGAAGGCATCCGTGTTTGTGAACAGCTTCAGGAGCATCACGCCCTGAAAGAGCTGCGCGAAGCCAAAACAGCGCTGTTATTCGAACGAGACGACGATGATGACGACGACTTTGCCTGA